CAGCCATCACCACCGGGCCATAGTCCTGCCAGGGCCAGCCGCCCGGGCCGCCGCCCTGAGCCCATTGCAGAGCGGTTTTCGCCTCCTCATCGTTGGCCGATGCTGGCAGGCTCCGGGTGCTGCCGCCTGCAGGTGCCATCTCGACCACCAATGCCGCGAGCCTGCCTTGCGATACCAGGTGGCGCACGGTAGCGGCTTCCCACTGGTGATGGGAAATCTGGTCATGCTGCTCGCCGAGCAGGATGACCGGTGTTCCTGCCCACTGGTCCAGTGTCTGCAGCCACTCGGCATCGGTGGTTCGCTGAGCGCTTTGATGGGCGCAGCCGCCCAGCAGCAGGGCGCCGGCAAGCGCCGTAAGGGCCAAGGGATTGAAACGATTGAAGCGCTGGCGCGGCCGCGCCGCAGAAATGAAAGTCCACATATGAGCTGATTGCATTCGTCTAAGACGGGGCATGGCTTCGTAGCTGTAGATTTCGTACCGGCTTTGCCCACCGAGTTTTGCCGCGATACTGCGGGGCATTGCCCCTGTCGCGCGTCCATTGTCGTGCCTTGCCGGATTCCCGTGCACATGTCCGTATTGCTTCCCCCCGCGTTTCTGGCTCGTGTGGCCGCCACCTTGCTGTTGGCCTGGTTGGCTGCCCAGCTCTGTCTGATGCTGCATACGCCGCTGCCCTGGATGCTGGGGCCACTGATTTCCGTCTCGCTGCTATCGATTGGCGGAGCTCCCACCCAAAGCTGGGCCAGGCTGCGCGATCTGGGGCAGTGGACGATAGGCGGAGCACTGGGCCTGTATTTCACTCCTGCCGTGACCGAGCTGGTGGCAGGCCTGTGGTGGGCGATTGCGCTGGCCATTGCCTGGGCCTTGCTGCTGGGCTGGGCCTTCGGGCGCTGGCTGTATCGCGTGCAGGCCGCCTCCATGCTGGCGCAGCCGGGCATGGATAAAGAGCGCTTGCGCGCCACAACCTATTTCTCGGGCGCGATAGGCGCGGCCTCGGAGATGACGCTGCTGGCAGAGCGCGAGCATGCGCGCACCGATCTGGTGGCTGCAGCGCACAGCCTGAGGCTGGTGATCGTGACGGTGAGCATTCCTTTTGCCCTGCAATGGGCAGGATTGCAGGGCGATCCTAGCCTGACGCTGCCCAGCGTGCGTACCGTGCAATGGCCCGGCTTTGCCTGGCTGGTGCTGACCACTGGCGCGGGGGCATTGCTGATGCTCAAGCTCGGGCGTGCCAATCCCTGGTTTCTTGGCGCGCTGGCCGTATCCATGGGCTTGACCATGGCAGGCCTGGAGCTGTCCGCCGTGCCGCAATGGCTGATAAATGCCGCCCAGTTGGTGATCGGCGTCAGCCTGGGGGTGCGTTTTCGACGTGAA
This window of the Comamonas testosteroni genome carries:
- a CDS encoding AbrB family transcriptional regulator gives rise to the protein MSVLLPPAFLARVAATLLLAWLAAQLCLMLHTPLPWMLGPLISVSLLSIGGAPTQSWARLRDLGQWTIGGALGLYFTPAVTELVAGLWWAIALAIAWALLLGWAFGRWLYRVQAASMLAQPGMDKERLRATTYFSGAIGAASEMTLLAEREHARTDLVAAAHSLRLVIVTVSIPFALQWAGLQGDPSLTLPSVRTVQWPGFAWLVLTTGAGALLMLKLGRANPWFLGALAVSMGLTMAGLELSAVPQWLINAAQLVIGVSLGVRFRREFLHTAPRWLGMVALGTVGLMAVCTGFAWLLHWGTGLPWVTLLLGTSPGGITEMAITAKVLQLGVPVVTAFQVCRLIAVLLLVAPLYRWLNKALPGARP